Within Rhipicephalus microplus isolate Deutch F79 chromosome 9, USDA_Rmic, whole genome shotgun sequence, the genomic segment TGCGACTCTCAAAGCCACCCTGCTGTTGCAAAACTTACGCTTGTCCAAATAAAGTTCCGGTACACCTTGGTCTGTGTTAACCGGTCCCGGAACGTCTGTGTGCTGTAGGACTCCTTTTTCTGCTTTGCCTATAACGTTGCTTGCCCAGTAACTGAGAACTTGCAGACAGTGGTCCCAAGGAATAGGGGTGTGAATACGTGTGAAGCaaatggacgaaaagatgacttgctGCTGGCAGTGaccgaacctgcaatcttcgagTAACGGGTCCTATGATCATAGCTACTGAGCTACAGTAGTGGTAATCCACCTCTTCACAATATAGGGTATATTTATGTTCATTTTAGCATGGGAGTGCTAGTTAGCGCCGCTAGTAGCTATCACAGCGAGTTTGACTTTTACTGCCTGTTTCGTCACGTAGCACCCGATTCACGCTGGCATTACGTAGTTCCCATGtatacgtgacgccaacaggcagGAAACAAGACTAGGACTGATGAGCTtggccttgaagaagacaagtccacttgtctaAATGTAGGCTTGAGCACACAGCGCCTGTCTACACTTTTTGTTATTAAATTCAACTCGTATCATCAATTTCACACAAGTGTAATTATTTATGAAAACATGTTCGGAATACTCGCAAAATTAGAAGCAAGTGCTAGACCAGCAGAGCTTGAAAGATAATTCACACAGCTGTcgtttcactatatatatatatatatatatatatatatatatatatatatatatatatatatatatatatatatatatatatatatatatatatatatatatatatatatatatatatatatatattgaggttTTTTACCCGGGAATAATAATCGGAAAGCAGCTGTTTAGCTGGATTACTTTATTAATAGAGAACTGCTTGCTCAGTCGCCGCTTGACTTGCGAGGCGACTCTTGAGGCTGTCACGCTCGAAAATCGTTGGCGCAGAAGTTTCTGCACCAGGTGACGCAGCAAGGGAACGGCATGGCGCAGTCGAAGTTTGTCCGGCACGGGGGCGCTGACCACGTGAGTCGCACGCACTGCCACACCGGCATCTTCTCAGGACAAGTGGCAGACGCTGCGTTATgggtggaataaaaaaaaaaaaaactctaatgTTCTTTGAAGGGCCCCTCGCCAACCAGCGTTCAAAGACGAGGGAGTGGCTTACTCCTCAGCTTTGCTACCCTTTCTGTATCAGCTGGCATCTATTCTCTATTTCTCTTCAAAGTACGTGTACAATGTGGGCACCAAACATTGAGTATACCGAGATTTAGCCCTCGTCGGGCGCACGCTGTTATCTCCGCTTCCACATTCGGAAACACACAGACTGAAAGAAAATCAATTGATCACGAATGATAGTCATGTGAGACAAAAAAGAATGGGTGGGCGGCTGCATAGCGAAGGAGGGAAAGAGAATTCACATCTGATATTTAAAGTATATGGGCCAATCCAGAAGTTGTACTATACTAAAGTCTCGGAAATCGCTGTTCTCCCGTCAAGAAGATCGCCAGAAAGACGAGGTACGCCAGAAAAAGATAACATGCTTGGttagtttttttcttgtattttcatACAGTGACTAGAGGCCCCTTAAATCAGAACAGTGTATAGTAGACTGCAGGTTGACTAGATGTTGTACTAGTTGGCGTTTTTTGAACGTCATGTATATCAACGCGAAGACACGAGTACAAAGACACAGAGACGTACAACACAAGTGGTGCTGACGAATTTTAAGGGACACTGAGGAGAAACAATGACTGGGTTTAGCTTGTCAAGCTGCACTCTGAAAACTCTGCCATAATTGACACTATTACACGTTAATTATCGGCGGCGAAATTCAAGGTTGaagttttattttaaattttACACCAAAATCTGCGCGCGTGACGTAAAAAATATTAAATTGTATTCGAAATTTTCATGTTTTTGGCTAGATTAAATTTTTGGAAAACTTTGAATGCAAAGCCTATGACACCCACAGATTGCAATTTACTTAAGTTTTATTGATTGGAAGCGAAACATAACTGAGTAGATGCATTCAAAATTTCTTGCGAAACCAGAATTTTCTTTTCACGAGTTTCTTCGCCTATTAAGCGTTGCGAGGTGTTTTCAGGATTCTGAAATTGCTCTTTATTAATACGAAAAAATCGTTTTGCTATTTAGTGTACTTTTATGGAAGACCAACGAAAAGCAGTATATACAGTGAAGTGCCACTTCAACAAACGTCAGTTACATGAAGTATTCCACCGTACTATAAAAGTCCACCACCGAATCGCCATTGGATATAATGCTAACGCATTTCAGTTTAACGAAATTAGGGCAGAACGTATATAAGTTCTACGaagaagaaaagggggagagCACGAAAGTAACCCTCGTGCAGAGAACACCGAGAATTTCAGCTTAACAAGCACTCATGCACTTGGAAAAACTGGAGTTATTCTTTGCTCAGCAAAATGTTTTGCTGGAGAAGGTCTATGAGAGCTTGGACACAATGACTCAATTCGCGGCTACTGCAGTACCATGTGCACCAGCACAACAAAATATTACAATTTTAAAGCATATAAATAAACAGATAAGCACGTTCTAATAGGCAGCATTGCAAATAAAAgcctttttattttcaacatctGATGTACTTGTTTAGCTCCTGATGACAAGTTGTAATGTAGCTATTTCACTTCAGCGTATATTCACTTTGAATAACTCTTTCCTGGCGTCTCCTGAAGTTCATTCAAGTGAATGTTCACTGTATACCACTGCCAACGAGCAAGAGCACAGAGGTCACATCGGAAAGACTGCATGGCATGCTAGTCAGTCATAGCAAAATCAAATGAATGACCTAAAATACGCATGATCTGTAGAACACAAAAGAACTAGCATATGCTTTTCCTCTCAATGGTATTTAAAGTTGTTTGTAGCACCGGTGTGGAATGTGTCAGTCTCTTTGTACTTGTTTATTCGCTCAACCCTAAAGTTCTGTAGTGTACCGGTAGCACGCAGTTGTTTCGAAATTCTTTAGTTTAAATTGATTACAAGCGTTCCCGTAAGTCACACATGCATCCTACCACAACGCTGTTAATTTTTTTAATGTAACAAAGCGAGAAGATCCCTGAAGTACTA encodes:
- the LOC142771248 gene encoding uncharacterized protein LOC142771248, producing the protein MSLSVDRRGSRSELPYLDSQRWQPVLLIFLLICVHGSLTEDEVDFRKPVQHTASATCPEKMPVWQCVRLTWSAPPCRTNFDCAMPFPCCVTWCRNFCANDFRA